From Streptomyces sp. NBC_00683, one genomic window encodes:
- a CDS encoding DUF5947 family protein codes for MIAARAASPAAILLRLTRNRPQPPAGERCEMCAEPIGETHSHVVNLDSRALMCGCRACYLLFTDENAELRYRAVPERYLHFAGLTVDGRAWDELQIPVGLAFLFRNSVQDRMVAFYPGPAGATESELPLDAWETVVEASPELAVLRPDVEALLIRRTQDGCGSCHLVPIDACYELVGQLRTLWRGFDGGSEALAAMDAFFAQVADRSRPAGIGAP; via the coding sequence GTGATCGCTGCCCGTGCCGCCTCCCCGGCCGCCATCCTGCTGCGGCTCACACGCAACCGGCCGCAGCCGCCTGCCGGGGAGCGCTGCGAGATGTGTGCGGAACCGATCGGCGAGACCCATTCCCACGTGGTGAACCTCGACAGCCGCGCTCTGATGTGCGGGTGCCGGGCCTGCTATCTGCTGTTCACCGACGAGAACGCGGAGTTGCGCTACCGGGCGGTTCCTGAGCGCTATCTGCATTTCGCCGGGCTGACCGTGGACGGGCGTGCCTGGGACGAGTTGCAGATCCCCGTGGGGCTCGCCTTCCTGTTCCGCAACTCCGTGCAGGACCGCATGGTCGCGTTCTACCCGGGTCCTGCCGGGGCCACCGAGTCTGAACTCCCCCTCGATGCCTGGGAGACCGTCGTCGAGGCGAGCCCGGAGCTTGCCGTGCTGCGTCCCGATGTCGAGGCCCTGCTCATCCGGCGCACCCAGGACGGCTGCGGATCGTGTCACCTCGTGCCGATCGACGCCTGTTACGAGTTGGTGGGTCAACTGCGCACGCTGTGGCGGGGTTTCGACGGCGGATCCGAGGCTCTTGCCGCGATGGACGCGTTCTTCGCGCAGGTGGCGGACCGCAGCCGGCCCGCCGGGATCGGGGCACCGTGA
- a CDS encoding NifU family protein yields the protein MAAEETPATPDWRTTGERIDTLIAASGSGGAVARERSEELVRLVADFYGAGLERLLDLVHEQGRLDDGVLAALAGDELVASVLLVHGLHPYDVETRVEKALEGVRPYLGSHGGDVELLAVTDEGTVRLRLLGSCDGCPSSSVTLKLAVQGAVEAAAPEITSIEVETAADKEAAGAAGPLMPVDSLFARLHAETGAPGDDGASWEVVPELSGLEPGTVARVGVGRMPVVVCRVGSDLFAFEDRCARCEQPFEGATLARRLGGGSGDAVLRCARCHAHYDVRRAGVCLDADGVHLAPLPLLSDGAVVSVSVPAAVAP from the coding sequence ATGGCGGCGGAGGAGACACCGGCCACGCCCGACTGGCGGACGACCGGTGAACGCATCGACACCCTGATCGCCGCCAGTGGCTCGGGCGGCGCGGTCGCCCGAGAGCGCAGCGAGGAACTGGTACGGCTCGTCGCCGATTTCTACGGCGCCGGACTCGAACGGCTGCTGGATCTGGTGCACGAGCAGGGGCGGCTGGACGACGGCGTCCTGGCCGCGCTGGCAGGTGACGAGCTGGTGGCGAGTGTCCTGCTGGTGCACGGGCTCCACCCGTACGACGTGGAGACCCGGGTCGAGAAGGCGTTGGAGGGCGTGCGCCCGTATCTGGGGTCGCACGGCGGTGATGTGGAACTGCTCGCCGTCACCGACGAGGGCACCGTCCGCTTGCGGCTGCTGGGCAGTTGCGACGGCTGCCCGTCCTCCTCGGTCACGCTGAAGCTGGCCGTGCAGGGTGCGGTGGAGGCGGCGGCTCCGGAGATCACCTCGATCGAGGTGGAGACGGCGGCCGACAAGGAGGCTGCCGGAGCGGCGGGACCGCTGATGCCGGTGGACTCGCTGTTCGCCCGGCTGCACGCGGAGACCGGGGCACCCGGCGACGACGGTGCGTCGTGGGAAGTCGTGCCTGAGCTGTCGGGGCTGGAGCCGGGCACCGTGGCCCGGGTCGGAGTCGGCAGGATGCCGGTGGTGGTGTGCCGGGTGGGCTCCGACCTCTTCGCCTTCGAGGACCGGTGCGCGCGCTGCGAGCAGCCGTTCGAGGGCGCCACACTGGCGCGGCGTCTGGGCGGCGGATCCGGCGACGCGGTCCTGCGCTGCGCCCGGTGCCACGCGCATTACGACGTGCGGCGGGCCGGGGTCTGCCTCGACGCCGACGGCGTGCATCTGGCACCGCTGCCCCTGCTCTCGGACGGCGCCGTCGTCTCCGTATCGGTGCCCGCGGCGGTGGCACCGTGA
- a CDS encoding hydrogenase maturation protease encodes MTDAPHTAARVLVAGIGNLFLSDDGFGPEAVRRLAAEGGLPPQVRVVDYGIRGMHLAYDLLDGYDALVLVDAYPGGGAPGEVTVLRIGPEDLGTGEFDAHGMNPVAVLANLDQLGGTLPLTFLVGCTPAGVEEGIGLSEAVGRAVPEAVQAVHTLVRQLVPAVPTTSVKSAELRRS; translated from the coding sequence ATGACGGACGCACCGCACACGGCCGCCCGGGTACTGGTGGCGGGCATCGGCAATCTCTTCCTGAGCGACGACGGCTTCGGCCCGGAGGCCGTACGGCGGCTGGCAGCAGAGGGCGGACTGCCCCCGCAGGTCCGGGTCGTGGACTACGGAATCCGCGGCATGCATCTCGCGTACGACCTGCTGGACGGGTACGACGCGCTGGTGCTGGTCGACGCGTACCCGGGTGGCGGCGCGCCCGGGGAGGTGACGGTCCTCCGCATCGGCCCGGAGGACCTCGGTACGGGTGAATTCGACGCCCATGGCATGAATCCGGTCGCAGTCCTGGCAAATCTGGATCAATTGGGCGGTACTCTTCCGCTCACCTTCCTCGTCGGCTGTACACCCGCCGGGGTCGAGGAGGGCATCGGGCTCAGCGAAGCCGTCGGCCGTGCGGTGCCCGAGGCGGTCCAGGCAGTGCACACCCTGGTCCGGCAGCTTGTCCCCGCCGTACCGACCACGTCCGTGAAGAGCGCCGAACTCCGGAGATCCTGA
- the hypF gene encoding carbamoyltransferase HypF, which translates to MCLGIPGRVVEIVDGYAGQLALVDVEGARRRVNIGMLDDPPGCDDWVLLHMGFAVELIDRAKAREAMSGLEMMGRGRAERVRRRFEVRGVVQGVGFRPFVYVTASELMLSGMVTNTGDGVLAEVEGPAGAVEEFGRRLRADAPPLAVVEDVRTSDLATCGGEGFTIEHSRTADRARTLVPPDIATCGDCFDELADPSNRRYRHPFITCTHCGPRFTIVTGLPYDRAATTMADFEMCAACRTEYEDPGDRRFHAQPVACPDCGPRLELVGGEGVPLSRDEDALRTARKLLADGGIIAVKGLGGYHLVCDARNAAAVTELRRRKRRGGKPFAVMVPDLDVARQLVTVTADEEELLTGGRRPIVLLPRRPAGAGAGAGVSDAVAPGCPDLGLLLPYTPLHVLLFGIGDDDPGPDALVMTSANLSGEPIVTDDGDALTVLAPLVDAWLRHDRRIHVPCDDSVSRYVAGAELPLRRSRGYAPLPLALPFDVPPTLAVGADLKNTCALGEGRYAWLSQHIGDMDDLATVDALTRTERHLEELTGVVPALLVADRHPGYRSGDWARNRAAGRPVRTVQHHHAHIASVMAEHGLGRDEQVIGIAFDGTGHGDDGAAWGGELLVAGYASFRRAAHLGYVPLAGGDASVLRPYRMALAHLHAAGLSWDADLPAVLACPAAERQVLAHQFATGFGCVPTSGMGRLFDAVASLAGVRHEVAYEAEAAMELEGLARSEAADPLAAENGYRFAIRPGAGEGPAVADPGPVVRAVVSDVRAGVPAGLIAARFHAAVAALVVDLADLCRTSTGLDTVALGGGVFQNAVLLEAAQHGLTERGFTVLRPRLLPPNDGGIALGQLMIAAAG; encoded by the coding sequence ATGTGCCTAGGCATTCCTGGCCGCGTCGTGGAGATCGTGGACGGCTACGCGGGCCAGCTGGCCCTGGTGGATGTCGAGGGCGCCCGACGACGCGTCAACATCGGAATGCTCGACGATCCGCCCGGCTGCGACGACTGGGTGCTTCTCCACATGGGCTTCGCCGTCGAGCTCATCGACCGGGCGAAGGCCCGCGAGGCCATGTCGGGACTGGAGATGATGGGGCGCGGCCGGGCGGAGCGGGTGCGCCGCAGATTCGAGGTGCGCGGCGTCGTGCAGGGCGTGGGGTTCCGGCCCTTCGTGTATGTCACCGCCTCCGAACTGATGCTCAGCGGCATGGTGACGAACACGGGCGACGGGGTGCTCGCCGAGGTCGAGGGACCGGCCGGCGCCGTGGAGGAGTTCGGCCGCAGGCTGCGGGCCGACGCCCCGCCGCTCGCGGTCGTCGAGGACGTACGGACGAGCGATCTGGCGACGTGCGGCGGCGAGGGTTTCACCATCGAGCACTCCCGCACGGCCGACCGGGCCAGGACCCTCGTCCCGCCCGACATCGCCACCTGCGGCGACTGCTTCGACGAGCTGGCGGACCCGTCGAACCGGCGCTACCGCCACCCCTTCATCACCTGCACGCACTGCGGTCCCCGGTTCACGATCGTCACTGGCCTGCCGTACGACCGGGCCGCGACCACGATGGCGGACTTCGAGATGTGCGCGGCCTGCCGGACGGAGTACGAGGATCCGGGCGACCGGCGCTTCCACGCCCAGCCCGTCGCCTGCCCCGACTGCGGGCCCCGGCTCGAACTGGTCGGCGGCGAAGGGGTGCCCCTGTCCCGTGACGAGGACGCGCTGCGCACCGCCCGTAAGCTCCTCGCCGACGGCGGGATCATCGCGGTCAAGGGGCTCGGCGGGTACCACCTGGTGTGCGACGCCCGCAACGCGGCGGCCGTGACCGAACTGCGCCGGCGCAAGCGGCGCGGGGGCAAGCCGTTCGCGGTGATGGTCCCGGACCTCGACGTGGCGCGGCAGCTGGTGACCGTCACGGCGGACGAGGAAGAGCTTCTGACCGGTGGTCGTCGCCCGATCGTGCTCCTGCCCCGGCGTCCCGCAGGGGCCGGCGCCGGTGCCGGGGTGTCCGACGCCGTGGCGCCCGGCTGTCCCGACCTCGGGCTGCTGCTTCCCTACACGCCGTTGCACGTTCTGCTCTTCGGGATCGGTGACGACGACCCGGGCCCGGACGCGCTGGTGATGACGTCGGCCAATCTGTCGGGCGAGCCGATCGTCACCGACGACGGCGACGCGCTGACCGTACTCGCGCCTCTGGTCGATGCCTGGCTGCGGCACGACCGGCGGATCCATGTGCCGTGCGACGACTCTGTCAGCCGCTACGTGGCGGGCGCCGAGCTGCCGCTGCGCCGCTCACGCGGGTATGCCCCGCTGCCGCTCGCGCTGCCCTTCGACGTACCGCCGACGCTCGCCGTGGGCGCGGACCTGAAGAACACCTGCGCCCTGGGCGAGGGCCGCTATGCCTGGCTGAGCCAGCACATCGGCGACATGGACGACCTGGCCACGGTCGACGCCCTGACCCGCACGGAGAGGCACCTCGAAGAACTCACCGGGGTGGTGCCCGCGCTGCTGGTCGCGGACCGCCATCCCGGCTACCGGTCCGGCGACTGGGCCCGCAACCGTGCGGCGGGGCGGCCCGTGCGCACCGTGCAGCACCACCACGCGCACATCGCGTCGGTCATGGCGGAGCACGGTCTGGGCCGGGACGAGCAGGTGATCGGCATCGCCTTCGACGGCACCGGCCACGGGGACGACGGCGCGGCGTGGGGCGGTGAGCTCCTGGTGGCCGGCTACGCGTCGTTCCGCAGGGCCGCGCACCTGGGTTACGTACCGCTGGCCGGGGGCGACGCGAGCGTGCTGCGGCCCTACCGGATGGCGCTCGCGCACCTGCACGCGGCGGGCCTCTCCTGGGACGCGGACCTGCCCGCGGTCCTGGCCTGCCCGGCCGCCGAACGCCAGGTGCTGGCGCACCAGTTCGCCACCGGCTTCGGCTGTGTGCCGACGTCGGGGATGGGCCGGCTCTTCGACGCGGTCGCCTCCCTGGCAGGTGTACGGCACGAGGTGGCGTACGAGGCGGAGGCGGCCATGGAGCTGGAGGGGCTGGCCCGGAGCGAGGCGGCGGACCCCCTGGCCGCGGAGAACGGCTACCGCTTCGCGATCCGGCCCGGCGCGGGCGAGGGTCCCGCCGTCGCGGATCCGGGCCCGGTCGTGCGGGCCGTGGTGTCCGACGTACGGGCCGGGGTGCCTGCCGGGCTGATCGCCGCCCGCTTCCACGCCGCCGTCGCCGCCCTGGTCGTCGACCTCGCGGACCTCTGCCGCACGAGCACCGGCCTGGACACCGTGGCCCTGGGCGGTGGCGTCTTCCAGAACGCCGTGCTGCTCGAGGCGGCCCAACACGGCCTCACCGAGCGCGGCTTCACCGTTCTGCGGCCCCGGCTTCTCCCGCCCAACGACGGCGGGATCGCCCTCGGCCAGCTCATGATCGCCGCAGCCGGCTGA
- a CDS encoding DUF6084 family protein, translated as MSDFAFSVLDIAADPYAAAPQLTARLRIEERTGLRIHAVALHCQVRIEPQRRHYDETEQSGLQGLFGGRERWTDTLKPFQWMSCDTTVQGFSGATDVDLALPCTYDFDVVGSRYLHALGEGAVPLVLMFSGTVFTRGSEGFGVERVPWDCEARYQMPVAVWRHLVASHFPNTGWIRLDHDVLARFADFRARRGLISWDETVQALLAEHDEVAL; from the coding sequence GTGAGCGACTTCGCGTTCTCCGTGCTGGACATCGCCGCCGATCCGTACGCGGCCGCGCCGCAACTGACCGCGCGGCTGCGGATCGAGGAGCGGACGGGTCTGCGGATCCATGCCGTCGCCCTGCACTGCCAGGTGCGCATCGAGCCCCAGCGGCGTCACTACGACGAGACCGAACAGAGCGGCCTCCAGGGCCTGTTCGGTGGCCGGGAGCGCTGGACGGACACCTTGAAGCCGTTCCAGTGGATGAGCTGTGACACGACGGTGCAAGGGTTCAGCGGCGCCACCGACGTCGATCTCGCCCTGCCGTGCACGTACGACTTCGATGTGGTCGGCTCCCGCTATCTGCATGCGCTGGGCGAGGGCGCGGTGCCGCTCGTCCTGATGTTCTCCGGCACGGTCTTCACCCGGGGCAGCGAGGGCTTCGGGGTCGAACGGGTGCCGTGGGACTGCGAGGCCCGGTATCAGATGCCGGTCGCGGTGTGGCGGCACTTGGTGGCGTCGCACTTCCCCAACACCGGCTGGATCAGGCTGGACCACGACGTCCTCGCGCGCTTCGCGGACTTCCGGGCCCGGCGCGGGCTGATCAGCTGGGACGAGACGGTGCAGGCCCTCCTGGCCGAGCACGACGAGGTGGCCTTGTGA
- a CDS encoding DUF6893 family small protein, with amino-acid sequence MKSLGFITAVVGAAVAAVSLGVAIRSIPDIRRYLRIRSM; translated from the coding sequence GTGAAGAGCCTGGGCTTCATCACCGCCGTCGTGGGGGCTGCCGTTGCGGCCGTCTCCCTGGGGGTCGCGATCAGGTCGATCCCCGACATCCGCCGCTACCTGCGCATCCGTTCGATGTGA